From Balneola sp. MJW-20:
TAGTCACTGAATTTAACGATCGTTACTGTTTTGTTTTCCGTCTGACCATAGCTGCTGGTAATTCCAAATAGCGCTATGATCGCTACCAATAATATTCCCTTTTTCATTCTTCGATCTTTTTTGGATGTTCTTTTACTTTATTAAAATGCCTTTTTAAGATAACATTCATTTTCTGGACAATCTCCGGAATTTGCTCCTTTTTACTGCCTAGGCCAAAAGACAAACGCACAAACTGTTGTGCTTCTTGTGCAGAGCGATTTAAAGCTTTCATAGTCGTGCTGGGTTCTTCACTTCCAATATTACAGGCTGAGCCTGTCGATATTGCCATTCCCGACTGGTTGCATTCCAGCATAAGATATTGCCCTTCTATACCCGGAAACCTCAATCCCAGAATATTAGGTACTTTTTGATCGTGATCGGATTCAATGATCATCTCATAAGGCAGCCTTCGTAATTCATCAGACAGTAATTTTGAGAACTCAGATATTCGAGCCTGCTCATTAAGCATATCGGCCTGTATTTCTTTTGCGGCCGTTACCATAGAGACAATGGATGGTACGTCCGCGGTGCCCTCTTTCAGTTTTCTCTTTCCCGGTGAGACCGGCATCACTGGTTTCCAGTCTGCTTTATTACTGATATACAGGGCACCAACGCCTTTCGGGCCGTAAAATTTATGCCCGGAAATGGTCAAACCGTGAATATTTAATTTTCCTGTATCCAGAGGTAATCTTCCAAAGGCTTGCACTGCATCCGTATGAATTAAAACGCCTGCATTATTTAAAATATCAGAGATCTGCTCAATATCCTGAATAACTCCCAGCTCTGAATTCACATATTGTATTGAGGCCATCACAGTATCTTTGCGGATCTCCCTTTTTAGGTGATCCATATCCAGTCGCCCCTT
This genomic window contains:
- a CDS encoding IscS subfamily cysteine desulfurase, with product MIYLDYAATTPMSAQAKKIYEQVATTYYGNANSLHDPGSDAKQLLNASASTLADLVHADPLEIHFTSSATEANYLGIMALLSAKEGNHIITSVMEHSSVANVFDHLERQGYIVSRINVDDKGRLDMDHLKREIRKDTVMASIQYVNSELGVIQDIEQISDILNNAGVLIHTDAVQAFGRLPLDTGKLNIHGLTISGHKFYGPKGVGALYISNKADWKPVMPVSPGKRKLKEGTADVPSIVSMVTAAKEIQADMLNEQARISEFSKLLSDELRRLPYEMIIESDHDQKVPNILGLRFPGIEGQYLMLECNQSGMAISTGSACNIGSEEPSTTMKALNRSAQEAQQFVRLSFGLGSKKEQIPEIVQKMNVILKRHFNKVKEHPKKIEE